Proteins encoded together in one Struthio camelus isolate bStrCam1 chromosome 19, bStrCam1.hap1, whole genome shotgun sequence window:
- the LOC104148469 gene encoding myosin heavy chain, skeletal muscle, adult-like has translation MNPPKYDKIEDMAMMTHLHEPAVLYNLKERYAAWMIYTYSGLFCVTVNPYKWLPVYNPEVVLAYRGKKRQEAPPHIFSISDNAYQFMLTDRENQSILITGESGAGKTVNTKRVIQYFATIAASGEKKKEEQSGKMQGTLEDQIISANPLLEAFGNAKTVRNDNSSRFGKFIRIHFGATGKLASADIETYLLEKSRVTFQLKAERSYHIFYQVTSNKKPELIEMLLITTNPYDYPFVSQGEITVPSIDDKEELMATDSAIDILGFTADEKTAIYKLTGAVMHYGNLKFKQKQREEQAEPDGTEVADKAAYLMGLNSADMLKALCFPRVKVGNEYVTKGQTVQQVHNAVGALAKAVYERMFLWMVVRINQQLDTKQPRQYFIGVLDIAGFEIFDFNSFEQLCINFTNEKLQQFFNHHMFVLEQEEYKKEGIEWTFIDFGMDLAACIELIEKPMGIFSILEEECMFPKATDTSFKNKLYDQHLGKSSNFQKPKPTKGKTEAHFSLIHYAGTVDYNITGWLEKNKDPLNETVIGLYQKSSLKTLALLFANYGGAEAEASAGAGKKGGKKKGSSFQTVSALFRENLNKLMTNLRSTHPHFVRCIIPNETKTPGAMEHELVLHQLRCNGVLEGIRICRKGFPNRVLYADFKQRYKVLNASAIPEGQFIDSKKACEKLLGSIDIDHTQYKFGHTKVFFKAGLVGLLEEMRDEKLAQLITRTQARCRGFLMRVEYQKMVERRESIFCIQYNIRAFMNVKHWPWMKLFFKIKPLLRSAESEKEMANMKQEFEKTKEELAKSEAKRKELEEKMVKLVQEKNDLQLQVQAEADALADAEERCDQLIKTKIQLEAKVKEVTERAEDEEEINAELTAKKRKLEDECSELKKDIDDLELTLAKVEKEKHATENKVKNLTEEMAALDETIVKLTKEKKALQEAHQQTLDDLQAEEDKVNTLTKAKTKLEQQVDDLEGSLEQEKKLRMDLERAKRKLEGDLKLAHDTIMDLENDKQQLDEKLKKKDFEISQIQSKIEDEQVLGMQSQKKIKELQARIEELEEEIEAERTSRAKAEKHRADLSRELEEISERLEEAGGATAAQIEMNKKREAEFQKMRRDLEEATLQHEATAAALRKKHADSTAELGEQIDSLQRVKQKLEKEKSELKMEIDDLASNMESVSKAKANLEKMCRTLEDQLSEFKTKEEQNQRMISDLSAQRARLQTESGEYARQVEEKDALISQLSRGKQAFTQQIEELKRQLEEEIKAKNALAHALQSARHDCDLLREQYEEEQEAKGELQRALSKANSEVAQWRTKYETDAIQRTEELEEAKKKLAQRLQEAEEHVEAVNAKCASLEKTKQRLQNEVEDLMIDVERANAACAALDKKQKNFDKILAEWKQKYEETQAELEASQKESRSLSTELFKMKNAYEESLDHLETLKRENKNLQQEIADLTEQIAEGGKAIHELEKVKKQVEQEKSEIQAALEEAEASLEHEEGKILRLQLELNQVKSEIDRKIAEKDEEIDQLKRNHLRIVESMQSTLDAEIRSRNEALRLKKKMEGDLNEMEIQLSHANRVAAEAQKNLRNTQAVLKDTQIHLDDALRTQEDLKEQVAMVERRANLLQAEIEELRAALEQTERSRKVAEQELLDATERVQLLHTQNTSLINTKKKLETDISQIQSEMEETIQEARNAEEKAKKAITDAAMMAEELKKEQDTSAHLERMKKNLDQTVKDLQHRLDEAEQLALKGGKKQIQKLEARVRELEGEVDAEQKRSAEAVKGVRKYERRVKELTYQSEEDRKNILRLQDLVDKLQMKVKSYKRQSEEAEELSNVNLSKFRKIQHELEEAEERADIAESQVNKLRAKSREFHRKIEEEE, from the exons ATGAACCCTCCTAAGTATGACAAAATTGAGGACATGGCCATGATGACCCACCTCCATGAACCCGCTGTGCTGTATAACCTCAAAGAGCGTTATGCAGCCTGGATGATCTAC ACCTACTCGGGTCTCTTCTGTGTCACTGTCAACCCCTACAAGTGGCTGCCGGTGTACAACCCAGAGGTGGTGTTGGCCTACCGAGGCAAAAAGCGCCAGGAGGCTCCTCCCCACATCTTCTCCATCTCTGACAACGCTTATCAGTTCATGCTAACTG ATCGTGAGAATCAGTCAATCCTGATCAC CGGAGAATCCGGTGCAGGGAAGACTGTGAACACAAAGCGTGTCATCCAGTACTTTGCAACAATTGCAGCTAgtggggagaagaagaaggaggagcagTCAGGCAAAATGCAG GGCACCCTTGAGGACCAAATCATCAGTGCCAACCCCCTGCTGGAGGCCTTTGGAAATGCCAAGACTGTGAGGAATGACAACTCCTCACGCTTT GGCAAATTCATCAGAATCCACTTTGGGGCCACAGGGAAACTGGCTTCTGCTGACATTGAAACAT ATCTGCTGGAGAAGTCCAGAGTCACTTTCCAGCTCAAGGCAGAAAGAAGCTACCACATATTTTATCAGGTCACCTCCAACAAGAAGCCAGAGCTAATTG aaatgctccTCATTACCACCAACCCATATGACTACCCTTTTGTGAGTCAAGGTGAGATCACTGTTCCCAGCATTGATGACAAAGAGGAGCTGATGGCTACAGAT AGTGCCATTGATATCCTGGGCTTCACTGCTGATGAGAAGACCGCCATTTACAAGCTGACGGGGGCTGTCATGCACTATGGGAACTTGAAGTTCAAGCAGAAACAAcgagaggagcaggcagagccagatGGCACGGAAG TTGCTGACAAGGCTGCCTACCTGATGGGTCTGAACTCAGCCGACATGCTCAAGGCCCTGTGCTTCCCCCGAGTCAAGGTTGGAAATGAATATGTGACCAAAGGTCAAACTGTGCAACAA GTGCACAATGCTGTAGGTGCTCTTGCAAAGGCTGTCTATGAGAGGATGTTCTTGTGGATGGTTGTTCGCATCAACCAACAGCTGGATACCAAACAACCCAGACAGTACTTCATTGGTGTCCTGGACATTGCTGGCTTTGAGATCTTTGAT TTCAACAGCTTTGAACAGCTCTGCATCAACTTCACCAATGAGAAACTGCAACAGTTTTTCAACCACCACATGtttgtgctggagcaggaggaataCAAGAAAGAGGGAATTGAGTGGACATTCATTGACTTTGGGATGGACCTGGCTGCCTGTATTGAGCTTATTGAGAAG CCCATGGGCATCTTCTCCATCCTGGAAGAGGAGTGCATGTTCCCCAAGGCAACTGACACCTCTTTCAAGAACAAGCTCTATGACCAGCATCTGGGCAAGTCCAGCAACTTCCAGAAACCCAAGCCTAccaaaggaaagactgaagctCATTTCTCCCTCATACACTATGCTGGCACAGTGGACTACAACATCACTGGCTGGCTTGAGAAGAACAAGGACCCCCTGAATGAAACCGTCATTGGGTTGTACCAGAAATCATCACTGAAAACACTGGCCCTGCTGTTTGCCAACTATGGTGGAGCAGAAGCAG AGGCTAGTGCTGGTGCTGGCAAGAAAGGTGGAAAGAAGAAGGGTTCTTCTTTCCAGACTGTCTCAGCTCTTTTCCGG GAGAATTTAAACAAGCTGATGACGAATCTGCGAAGCACTCACCCCCATTTTGTGCGCTGCATCAtcccaaatgaaacaaaaacacctg GTGCCATGGAACATGAACTGGTGCTGCACCAGCTGCGGTGCAACGGTGTGCTGGAAGGGATCAGAATTTGCAGGAAAGGATTTCCCAACAGAGTCCTGTATGCAGATTTTAAACAGAG ATACAAAGTATTAAATGCAAGTGCTATTCCAGAAGGACAGTTCATTGACAGCAAGAAGGCTTGCGAGAAACTTCTGGGATCAATTGATATAGACCACACTCAATATAAATTTGGTCACACCAAG GTGTTCTTCAAAGCTGGATTGGTAGGTCTCCTGGAGGAGATGAGAGATGAGAAGCTGGCACAGCTCATCACTCGCACGCAGGCCAGGTGCAGGGGCTTCCTGATGAGGGTAGAGTACCAGAAAATGGTTGAGAGGAG AGAGTCCATCTTCTGCATCCAGTACAACATTCGTGCATTCATGAATGTCAAGCATTGGCCTTGGATGAAACTGTTCTTCAAGATCAAGCCCTTGCTGAGGAGTGCAGAATCAGAGAAGGAGATGGCCAATATGAAACAAGAGTTTGAGAAAACGAAGGAAGAGCTTGCAAAGTCTGAGGCcaaaaggaaggagctggaggagaaaatGGTGAAGCTGGTGCAGGAGAAAAATGACCTTCAGCTCCAAGTGCAGGCT GAAGCTGATGCTCTAGCTGATGCTGAGGAAAGATGTGACCAACTCATCAAAACCAAAATCCAGCTGGAAGCCAAAGTTAAGGAGGTGACAGAAAGGGCGGAGGACGAGGAGGAAATCAATGCGGAGCTGACAGCCAAGAAGAGGAAACTGGAGGACGAATGTTCAGAGCTGAAGAAAGATATCGATGACCTGGAGTTAACGCTGGCTAAGGTTGAGAAGGAAAAGCATGCCACCGAAAACAAG GTGAAAAACCTcactgaggagatggcagccctGGATGAAACCATCGTAAAGctgacaaaagagaagaaagccctCCAAGAGGCCCACCAGCAGACACTGGATGACCTGCAGGCAGAAGAGGACAAAGTCAATACGCTGACCAAAGCTAAAACCAAGCTGGAGCAGCAAGTGGATGAT CTCGAAGGGTCCCTGGAGCAAGAGAAGAAACTGCGCATGGACCTTGAGCGAGCCAAGAGGAAACTCGAGGGAGACCTGAAGCTGGCCCATGACACCATAATGGACTTGGAAAACGACAAGCAGCAGCTGGATGAGAAACTGAAGAA GAAAGACTTTGAAATCAGCCAGATCCAGAGCAAGATCGAGGATGAACAAGTTCTTGGCATGCAATCGCAGAAGAAgatcaaggagctgcag GCCCGTATtgaggaactggaggaggaaaTCGAGGCCGAGCGGACCTCTCGGGCCAAAGCAGAGAAGCATCGGGCTGACCTCTCCAGGGAGCTAGAGGAGATCAGTGAGCGCCTGGAAGAAGCAGGGGGGGCCACGGCAGCTCAGATCGAGATGAACAAGAAGCGTGAGGCAGAATTTCAGAAGATGCGCCGGGACCTTGAAGAGGCCACTCTGCAGCATGAAGCCACAGCCGCCGCCTTGCGGAAGAAGCATGCGGACAGCACAGCTGAGCTTGGGGAGCAGATAGACAGCCTTCAGCGTGTCAAGcagaagctggagaaggagaagagtgAGCTGAAGATGGAGATTGACGACTTGGCCAGTAACATGGAGTCTGTCTCCAAAGCCAAG GCAAATCTGGAGAAGATGTGCCGCACTCTGGAAGATCAGCTGAGtgaatttaaaacaaaggaagagcAGAATCAGCGCATGATCAGTGATCTAAGTGCTCAAAGAGCTCGTCTACAGACAGAATCTG GTGAATATGCACGTCAGGTGGAAGAAAAAGATGCTTTGATTTCTCAGCTTTCTAGAGGAAAACAGGCTTTTACTCAACAGATTGAGGAACTGAAGCGGCAACTAGAGGAAGAGATAAAG GCCAAGAATGCCCTGGCCCACGCCTTGCAGTCTGCACGCCATGACTGTGACTTGCTCCGGGAACAATatgaagaggagcaggaagccaagGGTGAGCTGCAGCGCGCCCTGTCCAAGGCTAACAGTGAAGTGGCTCAGTGGAGAACCAAATATGAGACGGACGCCATTCAGCGCACGGAGGAACTGGAGGAGGCCAA GAAGAAGCTGGCACAGCGTCTGCAGGAAGCGGAGGAACACGTTGAGGCCGTGAACGCCAAATGCGCTTCCCTGGAAAAGACAAAGCAGCGGCTGCAGAATGAAGTGGAGGACCTGATGATCGACGTGGAAAGAGCAAACGCTGCTTGCGCAGCTCTGGACAAGAAGCAGAAGAACTTTGACAAG ATCCTGGCAGAGTGGAAGCAGAAGTATGAGGAAACGCAGGCTGAGCTGGAAGCCTCCCAGAAGGAGTCGCGCTCCCTCAGCACGGAGCTGTTTAAGATGAAGAATGCCTATGAGGAGTCCTTGGACCACCTGGAAACGCTGAAGCGTGAGAACAAGAACTTGCAGC AGGAGATTGCTGACCTCACGGAGCAGAttgcagagggaggaaaggccATTCATGAGCTGGAGAAAGTGAAGAAGCAGGTTGAGCAGGAGAAATCTGAAATCCAGGCTGCTCTGGAGGAAGCTGAG gcCTCCCTGGAACATGAAGAAGGGAAGATCCTGCGCCTCCAGCTGGAGCTGAACCAGGTGAAGTCTGAGATTGACCGCAAGATagcagaaaaagatgaggaaatcGACCAGCTGAAGAGAAACCACCTCAGAATTGTGGAGTCCATGCAGAGCACCTTGGATGCAGAGATCAGGAGCAGGAATGAAGCCCTGAGGCTGAAGAAGAAGATGGAGGGAGACCTGAATGAAATGGAGATCCAGCTGAGCCACGCCAACCGCGTGGCGGCAGAGGCCCAAAAGAACCTGAGAAACACACAGGCAGTGCTCAAG GATACCCAGATACACTTGGACGACGCTCTCAGGACGCAGGAGGACCTGAAGGAGCAGGTGGCCATGGTGGAGCGCAGAGCAAACCTGCTGCAGGCTGAAATTGAGGAGCTACGGGCAGCCCTGGAGCAGACGGAGCGGTCGAGGAAGGTggcggagcaggagctgctggatgcAACGGAACGTGTGCAGCTCCTTCATACCCAG AACACCAGCTTGATCAACACCAAGAAGAAGCTGGAAACGGACATTTCCCAAATTCAGAGTGAAATGGAGGAGACGATCCAGGAAGCCCGCAATGCTGAAGAGAAGGCCAAGAAGGCCATCACAGAT GCAGCCATGAtggcagaagagctgaagaaggagCAGGACACCAGCGCCCACCtggagaggatgaagaagaacCTGGACCAGACGGTGAAGGACCTGCAGCACCGCCTGGATGAGGCTGAGCAGCTGGCGCTGAAAGGAGGCAAGAAGCAAATCCAGAAGCTGGAGGCCAGG GTGCGGGAGCTGGAAGGGGAGGTGGATGCCGAGCAGAAGCGCAGCGCTGAAGCCGTGAAGGGTGTGCGCAAATACGAGAGGAGGGTGAAGGAGCTGACCTACCAG TCTGAGGAAGACCGGAAGAATATTCTCAGGCTGCAggacctggtggacaagctgcAAATGAAAGTGAAATCCTACAAGAGACAGTCTGAAGAGGCT GAGGAGCTGTCCAATGTCAACCTCTCCAAATTCCGCAAGATCCAGCACGAGCTGGAAGAAGCCGAGGAGCGGGCTGACATTGCAGAGTCGCAGGTCAACAAGCTCCGAGCCAAGAGCCGGGAGTTTCACAGGAAGATAGAAGAGGAAGAGTGA